A section of the Thermococcus sp. 21S7 genome encodes:
- a CDS encoding PEGA domain-containing protein translates to MKRLFLMGLLLTAIFNPTAQRALASSAYGVLTIEGANLTVEVHGVGVFNTPITLVLPVGNYTVTAEGQVGLEAKVFVSTSKLVRVEFSTAMPDELVEGNLTILGVKVTYDWWKNHPKYNSPPSLHPRIRGCGEVWSPFYYTDRPLPMTLEDVGDTIAKLTINGTIMPCYLQNSTQDISGKLEYIFYTIVGPFGTFGTSLKNTSFIPPLSSVKVTSDVPYVEGYLYNVSAASMVTPFTLILPVIPHDIYNVTAVDYYGGTLIIDHIPKIDTYNLSVGVNHTLLTAVVKLKPREKYAIKYHLKTAKKLITVKEEPAELYNLRISTKPENAKFIITDGILVANGTSPTTLYLPKGNYKVTAFANGSGAVKNFSLPETSEVELTLKPLPAMLILNITPKNASITVDGKPVENTTLTLAPGEHWIYASASGYVPDNISIVLSPNESRTLRVILKRLPSLRIETKPAGALVRIKNTTCTSPCKLTLKPGSHTIEVSLNGYQNETASVYLTAGESKNVSITLKPIKTQKTTTPLNPVQSTTAPATPTQGANFSTDASSEHSTILKLLLLGLLILGLGFALRRR, encoded by the coding sequence GTGAAGAGGCTATTTTTAATGGGGTTGCTGTTGACTGCCATCTTCAATCCCACAGCACAGAGAGCACTGGCCAGCTCTGCTTACGGTGTCCTCACGATAGAAGGGGCCAACCTCACGGTTGAAGTTCACGGCGTTGGAGTTTTTAACACCCCAATAACTCTCGTCCTTCCAGTAGGGAACTACACCGTAACCGCGGAGGGTCAAGTTGGGCTTGAGGCCAAAGTCTTCGTCAGCACTTCAAAACTCGTGAGGGTGGAATTCAGCACAGCTATGCCTGATGAGTTGGTGGAGGGAAACCTCACGATCCTCGGCGTTAAAGTGACGTACGACTGGTGGAAGAATCACCCAAAGTACAACTCCCCACCAAGCCTCCACCCTCGGATACGCGGGTGCGGAGAGGTATGGAGTCCATTTTATTACACGGACAGACCCCTGCCGATGACCCTTGAGGACGTTGGGGACACCATTGCAAAGCTCACCATCAACGGCACTATAATGCCCTGTTACCTGCAGAACAGTACTCAAGACATAAGCGGAAAACTAGAGTACATCTTCTACACGATTGTGGGTCCCTTTGGAACCTTCGGAACATCGCTCAAAAACACAAGCTTCATACCCCCACTCTCCTCCGTTAAAGTAACTTCTGATGTGCCCTACGTGGAGGGCTACCTCTACAACGTCAGCGCTGCCTCGATGGTGACTCCCTTCACCCTAATCCTGCCCGTGATTCCCCATGATATTTACAACGTCACCGCCGTGGATTACTACGGGGGTACCCTTATAATAGACCATATTCCAAAGATAGACACTTATAACCTGAGCGTCGGCGTCAACCACACTCTTCTGACGGCGGTTGTCAAACTCAAACCAAGGGAGAAGTACGCAATCAAGTACCACCTGAAAACCGCAAAGAAGCTAATAACAGTTAAAGAAGAACCCGCCGAACTCTACAATCTCAGAATCTCCACAAAACCCGAGAACGCCAAGTTCATTATCACTGACGGAATCCTAGTGGCAAACGGCACAAGCCCCACAACACTGTATCTACCAAAAGGAAACTACAAGGTGACGGCATTCGCCAACGGGAGCGGAGCAGTAAAGAACTTTTCACTCCCAGAAACTTCAGAGGTCGAACTCACCCTGAAGCCGCTACCCGCGATGCTAATCCTCAACATCACCCCCAAGAACGCTTCCATAACCGTTGACGGCAAGCCAGTCGAAAACACCACCCTCACTCTTGCCCCGGGCGAGCACTGGATTTACGCCTCAGCCAGCGGGTACGTACCAGACAATATCTCCATAGTGCTTTCCCCAAACGAGTCCAGAACCTTGAGAGTAATCCTAAAGCGCCTTCCCTCCCTTAGGATTGAAACTAAACCCGCTGGAGCCCTCGTCAGGATCAAAAACACCACCTGCACGAGCCCATGCAAGCTTACGCTAAAGCCCGGAAGCCACACCATTGAAGTCTCACTGAATGGTTACCAGAACGAGACTGCTTCCGTGTACCTAACTGCTGGAGAGAGCAAGAACGTCTCAATAACTCTCAAACCCATTAAAACCCAGAAGACCACCACACCCCTAAACCCTGTCCAGAGTACTACCGCACCGGCTACTCCCACCCAAGGAGCAAACTTCTCAACGGACGCTTCCAGTGAACATTCTACCATCTTAAAGCTCCTCCTCCTTGGCTTGCTAATCCTTGGGCTAGGATTTGCGCTAAGAAGGAGGTAA
- a CDS encoding PEGA domain-containing protein: protein MKLKGLLLLGVLLFALCPNVNAGNTAYGVMSIKGIKRVTIDGVGTFKAPVVLVLPTGNYTVRTEGAVKLEARVFVNGSRLVEVEFEEAKLKDLVRGNTTILGVKVTYNQWRAYPKLNGTPSLGLIGGCGGGVGPGYGTTKPYPMSLEDVDNNVAKLHLNNTILPCYLKGRKQNITGKLEYLFYTIAGPFGVSGVGLKNASFVTPLSLVNVNADVDYVVGYLFSMSAASMVTPFKLILPTIPEDFYNVTGVTEEGDVIRIEHVPKLDVYNLSVGVNHTLLTAVIQLKPRKRYSITYSLKTALNLIKVKEESVKLYKLIVSTSPTPAEIVINGSAVAHGHSGEVFYLPAGEYMITAFTNESGAIKRFRIPEVSTINLTLKPHPARLTLHTTPEDALVVIDGRTVNNTSVTLSPGEHQILVSANGYVAENLSVLLTPNESRTLRVALKRLPSLRIETKPAGALVRIKNTTCTSPCRLTLKPGSHTIEVSLNGYQNEIVSVYLNAGESRNVSITLEPVETQKTRTPLNPVQSTTAPATPTQGANFSTDASSEHSTALKLLLLGLLIVGLIFALKRR, encoded by the coding sequence ATGAAGCTAAAAGGACTGCTCCTGCTTGGAGTTCTCCTGTTTGCCTTGTGCCCCAACGTCAATGCTGGCAACACTGCATACGGAGTCATGAGCATTAAGGGGATCAAAAGAGTCACGATTGATGGTGTAGGAACCTTCAAGGCACCTGTTGTCCTCGTTTTGCCCACCGGCAACTACACCGTTAGAACAGAAGGAGCGGTCAAACTTGAAGCGAGAGTCTTCGTGAACGGGTCGAGACTCGTCGAAGTGGAGTTTGAAGAGGCCAAGCTAAAAGATCTCGTTAGAGGAAACACCACAATCCTCGGCGTTAAAGTCACATACAACCAATGGAGGGCATACCCGAAACTCAATGGCACGCCAAGCCTCGGCCTCATAGGGGGATGCGGAGGAGGGGTAGGGCCAGGCTATGGAACTACAAAACCCTACCCAATGAGCCTTGAGGACGTGGATAATAATGTGGCCAAACTACACTTGAACAATACTATACTGCCCTGCTACCTCAAGGGCAGGAAACAGAACATCACAGGGAAACTAGAGTACTTGTTCTACACTATAGCAGGGCCATTTGGGGTTAGTGGTGTTGGACTCAAGAACGCGAGTTTTGTTACGCCTTTGTCCTTAGTGAATGTGAATGCTGATGTGGATTACGTTGTGGGGTACCTCTTCAGCATGAGCGCGGCTTCAATGGTCACGCCATTTAAACTCATCCTCCCAACAATACCAGAGGACTTTTACAACGTGACGGGAGTGACTGAAGAGGGAGACGTCATCAGGATTGAGCACGTTCCCAAACTGGACGTGTACAACCTGAGCGTGGGCGTTAACCACACTCTCTTAACCGCCGTAATCCAGCTCAAACCCAGGAAACGGTACAGCATCACATACAGCCTTAAAACAGCCTTAAACCTCATTAAGGTTAAAGAAGAGAGCGTGAAACTTTACAAGCTCATTGTGAGCACGAGCCCAACACCTGCAGAAATCGTGATTAACGGGAGCGCGGTAGCACACGGTCATTCAGGGGAAGTGTTTTACTTGCCCGCTGGAGAGTACATGATCACAGCATTCACTAATGAGAGCGGGGCCATCAAACGCTTCAGAATACCCGAAGTGAGCACTATTAACCTCACACTAAAACCCCACCCCGCGAGATTAACACTCCACACTACACCAGAGGACGCTCTGGTTGTTATAGACGGTAGAACCGTCAACAACACGAGTGTGACGCTTTCGCCTGGTGAGCACCAGATTCTAGTATCGGCCAATGGCTACGTCGCGGAGAACCTCAGCGTACTCCTCACCCCAAACGAGTCCAGAACCCTAAGAGTGGCCCTAAAGCGCCTCCCCTCCCTGAGGATTGAAACTAAACCCGCCGGAGCCCTTGTCAGGATCAAAAACACCACCTGCACGAGTCCGTGCAGGCTTACGCTAAAGCCCGGAAGCCACACCATTGAAGTCTCACTGAATGGTTACCAGAACGAGATTGTTTCTGTATACCTCAATGCTGGGGAAAGCAGGAATGTCTCAATAACCCTCGAACCCGTTGAAACCCAGAAAACAAGGACACCCCTAAACCCTGTCCAGAGTACTACCGCACCGGCTACTCCCACCCAAGGAGCAAACTTCTCAACGGACGCTTCCAGCGAACATTCTACAGCCTTAAAGCTCCTCCTCCTTGGCTTGCTAATCGTTGGGTTGATCTTCGCACTAAAAAGGAGGTAA
- a CDS encoding radical SAM protein has translation MTRIVFTLDETLTSTYHDVPLLDFLGCAPYDKLPKWVFRVMDTQLPDEDGILLQAPYGLRKVEAALLREGFARDEVVVAHPRKVEGFIGEDTTIVSLYEMDPLGLGPVSMMFTNGGQWGNYTRVKFRELVERINAVREKKNLDFKLVVGGPGAWQLDFRKDEREMLRIDHVVIGEADHVAGRLFREIEAGSADATIVIRDWPRVEEIPTIVAPSYKGLVEVMRGCGRGCRFCEPNLRVARFIPPEKIEAEIALNVRSGIDHAWLHSEDIFLYMVEDRRNFYPNVDAVVELFETARKYTRNVNPTHGTVAAALAAPGMIEAISGIVDAGPNHWVGIQVGFETAAPELIGRYMNNKMKPFSPEEWPWVLLNGTYVFNKNYWFPAYTTILGLPGDTDEYEIETARLIVTMERELEARLGEMAHFTVTPLAFVPMGLLRGEEFYRIEDMITYGQFLHLYYAWKHLAKEVMRGLPKLLRGNPFLIPFYPLARFGVRVVLRQIEKWGRKKGYEVKPLEPLDLHIEVDEHRWYGQPSLVEAY, from the coding sequence ATGACTAGGATTGTTTTCACACTGGACGAGACCCTGACGAGCACGTACCACGACGTCCCCCTGCTTGACTTTCTCGGCTGTGCGCCCTACGACAAACTCCCCAAGTGGGTCTTCCGGGTAATGGACACCCAGCTCCCGGATGAAGACGGCATCTTACTCCAAGCGCCCTACGGCCTCCGGAAGGTCGAGGCGGCGCTCCTCCGGGAGGGATTTGCGAGGGATGAAGTGGTTGTGGCGCACCCACGGAAGGTAGAGGGGTTCATAGGAGAGGACACGACGATAGTTTCCCTCTACGAGATGGACCCCCTCGGCCTCGGTCCGGTAAGCATGATGTTCACCAACGGCGGCCAGTGGGGGAACTACACCCGCGTTAAGTTCAGGGAGCTAGTTGAGAGGATAAACGCGGTAAGGGAAAAGAAGAACTTGGACTTCAAGCTCGTTGTCGGCGGCCCTGGAGCGTGGCAGCTTGACTTCAGGAAGGACGAGAGGGAAATGCTGAGGATAGACCACGTCGTCATAGGGGAGGCCGACCACGTTGCTGGAAGACTTTTCAGGGAGATAGAGGCTGGAAGCGCCGACGCGACGATAGTGATCAGGGACTGGCCGAGGGTGGAGGAGATACCCACTATCGTGGCCCCCTCCTACAAGGGGCTCGTGGAGGTCATGCGGGGTTGTGGGCGGGGCTGCCGCTTCTGCGAGCCAAACCTGAGGGTTGCGCGCTTTATACCCCCTGAGAAAATCGAGGCTGAGATAGCGCTCAACGTCAGGTCTGGAATAGACCACGCATGGCTGCACAGTGAGGACATCTTTCTATACATGGTCGAGGACAGGAGGAACTTCTACCCCAACGTGGATGCCGTGGTTGAGCTCTTTGAGACCGCGAGGAAGTACACAAGAAACGTGAACCCTACCCACGGAACCGTTGCGGCGGCGCTGGCTGCGCCTGGCATGATAGAGGCTATCTCGGGCATCGTTGACGCCGGTCCAAACCACTGGGTCGGCATACAGGTCGGCTTTGAAACCGCCGCCCCGGAGCTTATCGGCAGGTACATGAACAACAAGATGAAGCCGTTCTCTCCCGAGGAGTGGCCGTGGGTTCTGCTCAACGGAACCTACGTCTTCAACAAAAACTACTGGTTCCCCGCGTACACGACGATACTCGGTCTGCCCGGTGATACGGACGAGTACGAGATAGAAACGGCCCGGCTGATTGTCACGATGGAGAGGGAGCTTGAGGCTAGGCTCGGCGAAATGGCTCACTTCACGGTGACCCCGCTTGCCTTCGTGCCCATGGGACTCCTGAGGGGCGAGGAGTTCTACCGCATCGAGGACATGATCACCTACGGCCAGTTCCTCCACCTCTACTACGCCTGGAAGCACCTGGCGAAGGAGGTCATGCGCGGGTTGCCCAAGCTCCTCCGTGGAAACCCGTTCCTGATTCCCTTCTATCCGCTCGCGCGCTTTGGTGTGAGGGTCGTCCTCAGGCAGATAGAGAAGTGGGGTAGAAAGAAGGGCTACGAAGTCAAACCCCTCGAACCGCTCGATTTGCACATCGAGGTTGATGAGCACAGATGGTACGGCCAGCCGAGTCTTGTCGAGGCTTATTAG
- a CDS encoding PEGA domain-containing protein: protein MRLKGLFLLGVLLLALMAITPVDANEPAYGILSIRGDVDEVTVPEIGTFKVPVSLVLPVGNYTVKVKGDVELEARVFVNSSRLVEVEFRKGNPGDLVKGNLTILGVKVTYDQWKNYPKYNSPPSLGIKRGYGVGAGYGTTVPYPMSLVDVGNSVAKLLLNNTVMPSLSYTLAGPFGVVGVALRNASFITPLSAVSVASDIQYAKGYLFNISAASMVTPFTLILPVIPHDVYNVTAVDYYGGTLIIDHIPKIDTYNLSVGVNHTLLTAVVKLKPREKYAIKYHLKTAKKLITVKEEPAELYNLRISTKPENARFIITDGILVVNGTSPATLYLPKGNYKVTAFTNGSGAVENFSIPETSKVELTLKPLPAMLILNITPKNASITIDGEEVNNTSVTLSPGEHWIYASASGYVPDNISIVLSPNESKNMKVALKRLPSLRIETKPAGALVRIKNTTCTSPCKLTLKPGSYTVEVSLKGYQNETAFVYLTAGESKNVSITLKPIKTQKTMTHSNPGTTSPATPTQGANFSTDASSEHSTALKLFLLGLIILGLIFALKRR from the coding sequence GTGAGGTTGAAGGGACTGTTCCTGCTTGGAGTCCTCCTGCTCGCGCTGATGGCAATTACCCCTGTGGATGCTAATGAACCAGCCTATGGCATTTTGAGTATACGTGGAGACGTGGATGAGGTCACCGTTCCGGAAATCGGGACGTTTAAAGTCCCTGTCTCTCTCGTCCTCCCCGTCGGAAACTACACCGTTAAAGTGAAGGGAGACGTCGAGCTTGAGGCGAGGGTTTTCGTGAACTCTTCAAGGCTCGTCGAGGTGGAGTTCAGAAAGGGAAACCCGGGCGACCTTGTTAAGGGCAACCTCACAATCCTCGGCGTTAAAGTGACGTACGACCAGTGGAAGAACTACCCAAAGTACAACTCCCCACCAAGCCTCGGCATTAAACGGGGCTACGGGGTAGGGGCAGGTTATGGCACCACGGTTCCATACCCAATGAGTCTCGTGGACGTGGGCAACAGTGTGGCCAAACTCCTCCTGAACAACACAGTGATGCCTTCCCTCTCTTACACCCTGGCAGGGCCCTTTGGTGTTGTTGGCGTTGCACTCAGGAACGCGAGCTTTATAACGCCCCTCTCTGCCGTCAGCGTTGCCTCTGACATACAGTACGCAAAGGGGTACCTGTTCAACATTAGTGCAGCCTCGATGGTGACTCCCTTCACCCTAATCCTGCCCGTGATTCCTCACGATGTGTACAACGTCACCGCCGTGGATTACTACGGGGGTACCCTTATAATAGACCATATTCCAAAGATAGACACTTATAACCTGAGCGTCGGCGTCAACCACACTCTTCTGACGGCGGTTGTCAAACTCAAACCAAGGGAGAAGTACGCAATCAAGTACCACCTGAAAACCGCAAAGAAGCTAATAACAGTTAAAGAAGAACCCGCCGAACTCTACAATCTCAGAATCTCCACAAAACCCGAGAACGCTAGATTTATCATCACGGACGGGATTTTGGTGGTAAATGGCACAAGCCCCGCAACACTGTATCTACCAAAAGGAAACTACAAGGTGACGGCATTCACCAACGGGAGCGGAGCAGTAGAGAACTTTTCGATTCCGGAGACTTCAAAAGTTGAACTCACCCTGAAGCCGTTACCCGCGATGCTAATCCTCAACATTACCCCCAAGAATGCTTCAATAACCATCGACGGCGAGGAGGTCAACAACACGAGTGTGACGCTTTCGCCCGGCGAGCACTGGATTTACGCCTCAGCCAGCGGGTACGTACCAGACAATATCTCCATAGTGCTTTCCCCAAACGAGTCCAAGAACATGAAGGTAGCCCTAAAGCGCCTTCCCTCCCTTAGGATTGAAACTAAACCCGCTGGAGCCCTCGTCAGGATCAAAAACACCACCTGCACGAGCCCATGCAAGCTTACACTAAAGCCCGGAAGCTACACCGTCGAGGTCTCTCTGAAGGGTTACCAGAACGAGACTGCTTTCGTGTACCTAACCGCAGGAGAGAGCAAGAACGTCTCAATAACTCTCAAACCCATTAAAACCCAGAAGACAATGACACATTCAAACCCCGGCACCACCTCACCGGCCACTCCCACCCAAGGAGCAAACTTCTCAACGGACGCTTCCAGCGAACATTCTACCGCCTTAAAGCTCTTCCTCCTTGGTTTGATAATCCTTGGGTTGATCTTCGCACTAAAAAGGAGGTAA